The following are encoded together in the Candidatus Bathyarchaeota archaeon genome:
- a CDS encoding phosphoribosyltransferase yields the protein MPLSPGLGRWFRLVVYEAPSWDQIYEMCLDLASTIRASGFKPDIIIGIARGGWIPARLLSDLLDNPNVANIKVEFYVDIQKTRDEPVITQDVQVSVEGKRVLVVDDVADTGKSLTLVKKHLIELGASDVKIACLYYKPWSILKPDFYVRETEAWIIFPHEIKEAATKIWAKVKGRGGRLDDVEKILVEAGVKPAIARKIVKEFIGYDNPS from the coding sequence TTGCCGCTTTCACCCGGTTTAGGCCGGTGGTTTAGATTGGTCGTATATGAGGCGCCGAGCTGGGACCAGATCTATGAGATGTGCCTTGACTTAGCGTCTACGATAAGGGCTTCAGGGTTTAAGCCAGATATCATAATCGGGATCGCTAGAGGAGGGTGGATACCTGCAAGGCTTCTCTCCGACCTGCTCGATAACCCGAATGTAGCGAATATAAAGGTCGAATTCTACGTCGACATACAGAAGACCAGGGATGAGCCTGTTATAACCCAGGACGTGCAGGTCAGCGTGGAAGGTAAGCGCGTGTTAGTAGTCGACGACGTTGCGGACACCGGTAAAAGTCTAACACTTGTCAAAAAACATCTTATTGAACTCGGCGCGTCAGACGTTAAAATAGCCTGTCTCTACTACAAACCATGGTCTATCCTGAAGCCCGACTTCTACGTCAGGGAGACGGAGGCTTGGATAATATTCCCGCATGAGATTAAGGAGGCCGCTACGAAGATATGGGCTAAGGTTAAGGGTAGAGGCGGAAGGTTAGACGATGTCGAGAAGATCCTAGTGGAAGCCGGGGTTAAACCGGCCATAGCTAGGAAGATCGTTAAGGAGTTCATCGGCTATGATAATCCATCTTAA
- a CDS encoding ABC transporter permease yields the protein MSFYRLKAILWLHLLRLWRYRVSLINSALSTTLWILLFLLGALMFTPSRTIAETIPAVFWGIVMWNIISNIVNLISGWTRFYLSQGFVEEHMLADTSPFLVLLCRPITGLSMSLLAVAFTYFIIEALSPIPIAVAVEPIVLTLGILFLIAMSTSIGLILAALSFRIGVPGMFVEILNFTLLIVGGLTAPISNLPDYLRSIAVFIPFSYPAELIRLGTVGLKSWLPLDALISISSTLCLAISLLAFIVMKWMEDYVKKNGLRAIGRM from the coding sequence TTGAGTTTCTACAGGTTAAAGGCTATTTTATGGCTTCACTTGCTCAGGCTTTGGAGATATAGGGTGTCTCTCATAAACAGCGCCCTATCCACGACCCTCTGGATCCTCCTATTCCTACTGGGTGCCTTAATGTTTACACCTAGCCGAACGATCGCGGAGACCATACCGGCGGTGTTCTGGGGTATAGTCATGTGGAACATAATCTCGAACATAGTGAACCTGATAAGCGGCTGGACCCGGTTCTATCTCTCCCAAGGTTTCGTCGAAGAACACATGCTAGCAGACACCTCACCCTTTCTAGTGCTTCTCTGTAGACCCATCACAGGCTTGTCTATGTCGCTGCTTGCGGTGGCTTTCACATACTTCATCATAGAGGCTTTAAGCCCCATACCTATCGCCGTAGCCGTGGAACCCATCGTACTGACGTTAGGCATCCTCTTCCTGATAGCTATGTCCACATCCATCGGCCTGATCTTAGCAGCTCTCTCATTCAGAATAGGTGTCCCGGGGATGTTCGTAGAAATTCTGAACTTCACCCTCTTGATCGTAGGAGGACTTACGGCACCCATCTCAAACCTACCCGACTACCTCAGGTCCATAGCCGTTTTCATACCGTTTAGCTACCCCGCCGAGCTTATAAGGCTAGGCACGGTCGGTCTGAAATCTTGGCTACCGCTGGACGCATTAATATCCATATCGTCAACCCTTTGCCTAGCCATATCGCTCTTAGCCTTCATAGTGATGAAGTGGATGGAAGACTATGTGAAAAAGAATGGTCTGCGGGCTATAGGAAGAATGTAG
- a CDS encoding ABC transporter permease produces the protein MTGWIDVFRAQLFASICWYRNNKWMIFSSFVWPYLMVGFLVGLGSLSGSIENYAERIGVSDPMFFLLSSTVIAMSSLLIVFSVTRFALENRWLGTLPYILLSPVRTSVILIASGLPDAIITPTITVMSIAPAALYLEGLAGGLKVLAVLAIVLFGMMPLVGFSVLIGSILLFLKEESNIAEVIAPLVLLVSGIYYPLEILPEVLRLIGLALPTTYVVEVAKFISTYLTPEAHLLLTPVYILTALTFGYNLMASLVADKVEKAVKRKGVI, from the coding sequence TTGACAGGTTGGATAGACGTATTTAGGGCTCAGCTGTTCGCGTCGATATGCTGGTATAGGAATAACAAGTGGATGATCTTCTCGAGCTTTGTATGGCCTTATCTGATGGTCGGGTTTCTAGTGGGACTAGGCTCTCTATCAGGGTCTATAGAAAACTACGCCGAGAGAATCGGGGTTTCTGACCCCATGTTTTTCCTTTTATCGTCGACCGTAATAGCCATGTCCAGTTTACTCATAGTGTTCTCCGTAACCCGGTTCGCCCTGGAGAATAGGTGGCTGGGAACCCTACCCTACATACTTTTGTCGCCTGTCAGAACCAGCGTGATACTCATAGCCTCAGGGCTACCAGACGCTATTATAACACCCACGATAACCGTTATGTCCATAGCTCCCGCCGCACTCTACCTAGAGGGCTTAGCCGGTGGGTTGAAGGTTTTAGCAGTTTTAGCTATCGTACTTTTCGGCATGATGCCGCTTGTAGGCTTCTCAGTCCTGATAGGCTCTATACTCTTGTTTCTCAAGGAAGAGAGTAACATCGCAGAGGTCATAGCCCCATTGGTCCTGTTAGTCTCGGGGATCTATTATCCGTTAGAGATCTTACCTGAGGTTCTGCGGTTGATCGGGCTGGCTCTACCGACGACCTATGTAGTCGAGGTTGCAAAGTTCATATCGACGTATCTAACACCCGAAGCGCATCTATTGCTAACACCAGTCTATATACTCACGGCTTTAACGTTCGGCTATAACCTCATGGCCTCTTTGGTAGCCGATAAAGTCGAGAAGGCTGTCAAGAGAAAGGGGGTCATATAG
- a CDS encoding ABC transporter ATP-binding protein: MTKAIEVERLVKRYTSFLRKGLFRREKIVVEALKGISFDVDYGEVFGLLGPNGAGKTTTVKILSTLLIPDEGKAKVAGFDVVKSPSMVRRHIGVTLTVEKGFFWKLTGRENLSYFGMLRGLKGLQLRRRVDELMKMLGLNKLEASDKFYEEYSLGMRARLSLARALLTDPPILILDEPTLGLDPPSARYIRELLLKFAKEDGKAILLTTHNMFEAEAICDRVAIIDEGRIIALGTVQELKKMVARRVVINITASSPSIELRLLETKLMETITGEMSLRLDEQGRLRVRVVSRIGEEELHLSEVVKLLSSLGVRVNRVELEEPSLEDVFITLTYRREGVDRLDRRI; this comes from the coding sequence ATGACTAAGGCTATCGAGGTAGAACGGCTGGTCAAACGCTATACATCTTTCTTGCGAAAGGGGTTGTTTAGACGTGAGAAGATCGTCGTGGAGGCGCTTAAAGGGATATCTTTCGACGTAGACTACGGTGAGGTCTTCGGGCTTCTAGGCCCTAACGGGGCGGGTAAGACAACCACTGTGAAAATACTCTCCACCCTACTGATACCTGATGAAGGTAAGGCCAAGGTAGCAGGCTTCGACGTAGTCAAGTCGCCTAGCATGGTCAGGAGACATATAGGCGTGACCTTAACGGTCGAGAAGGGGTTCTTCTGGAAGCTTACGGGGCGTGAAAACCTCAGCTATTTCGGCATGCTTAGAGGTCTTAAAGGTCTGCAGCTTAGGAGACGCGTCGACGAGCTTATGAAAATGCTCGGCCTTAATAAGCTGGAAGCCTCAGACAAGTTCTATGAGGAATATTCGCTCGGTATGCGGGCTAGGTTATCCCTCGCTCGAGCCTTGCTCACAGACCCTCCGATTCTCATACTCGACGAGCCGACCTTGGGGCTGGATCCTCCATCGGCCAGATATATACGGGAGTTGCTCCTCAAGTTTGCGAAGGAGGATGGAAAGGCCATACTTTTAACCACGCATAACATGTTCGAGGCCGAGGCTATATGCGACAGGGTTGCGATAATCGATGAGGGACGGATAATAGCCCTAGGTACGGTGCAAGAGCTTAAGAAGATGGTTGCAAGAAGGGTTGTCATAAACATAACCGCGTCTAGCCCTTCGATAGAGCTAAGGCTTCTGGAGACCAAGCTTATGGAGACCATTACAGGGGAGATGAGCCTTAGGTTGGACGAGCAGGGTAGGCTCAGGGTTCGAGTAGTTTCAAGAATCGGCGAGGAGGAGCTTCACTTATCTGAAGTAGTTAAGTTGCTATCAAGCCTAGGCGTCCGGGTTAACCGGGTTGAACTCGAGGAGCCTTCTCTCGAAGACGTTTTCATAACTCTCACGTATAGGAGGGAGGGGGTTGACAGGTTGGATAGACGTATTTAG